From Linepithema humile isolate Giens D197 chromosome 8, Lhum_UNIL_v1.0, whole genome shotgun sequence, one genomic window encodes:
- the LOC105670516 gene encoding uncharacterized protein: MKLYVIIGLFGVMLELVEFIETYKIIKPYKYYHPQPWRPPRWHPFSKPRKRYHPKRMPSHKSHYDHPHYHRYVPYYEDSAETSHDDKPYIIVIQLPSKKEKSKSRSRKREHVINIPRDIDYINDDDDELKVDQLDDKTVRIKVNDTDKTDEQEYT, from the exons atgaag CTGTATGTGATTATCGGACTTTTTGGCGTAATGTTGGAATTAGTGGAATTTATTGAAAcctacaaaattattaagccGTACAAATATTACCATCCTCAACCCTGGCGACCACCAAGATGGCATCCGTTTTCGAAACCCCGGAAGCGCTATCATCCCAAAAGAATGCCATCGCATAAATCTCACTATGACCATCCGCACTATCACAG atatgtaCCGTATTACGAAGATTCGGCCGAGACGTCTCATGATGACAAGCCGTATATCATAGTCATACAACTTCCAtcgaaaaaagagaaaagcaaATCTCGTTCACGTAAGCGTGAGCATGTCATAAACATTCCGCGagatattgattatattaacgACGATGATGATGAATTAAAAGTAGATCAGCTCGATGACAAGACAGTACGAATAAAAGTGAACGATACGGATAAAACCGATGAACAGGAATATACGTAG
- the LOC105670509 gene encoding uncharacterized protein isoform X2: MSLCPRRRFRITPLRALAAFFLMVVLFWYSLSRQEIPQQPCSVPEEFTEKLHDLAYSKLGIVHFLCLGGLWGQVRIGRALPWARKVELCLVDTLRDDVLITKAFREVGLSATYLHAAGIYRIQEHEVGEDAPKVEVVVFEEDAVTQMVRRVGWTRRVLPPDCEFSPSLQCFPPQLVIPPLPAKQFGGRLMPVPREGIELQKYHYPNDWWLEIKPTDCTEFQETNCRTTELSVDCRRKALADFIMA, from the exons ATGAGTCTCTGTCCACGGAGACGCTTCCGCATCACTCCTTTGCGAGCTCTGGCAGCATTTTTTCTGATGGTTGTACTCTTCTGGTACAGTCTTAGTCGGCAAGAAATTCCTCAGCAGCCGTGTAGCGTGCCCGAAGAATTTACCGAGAAATTACATGACCTTGCTTACAG TAAGTTGGGCATCGTCCACTTTCTCTGCTTGGGCGGTCTTTGGGGTCAAGTTCGTATAGGCCGCGCGCTGCCTTGGGCTCGCAAAGTGGAACTATGCTTGGTGGACACTCTCCGCGACGACGTCTTAATAACGAAAGCCTTCCGAGAGGTCGGTCTGAGTGCAACGTACCTTCACGCGGCGGGAATCTACAGGATACAAGAACACGAAGTCGGCGAAGATGCACCGAAAGTGGAGGTGGTCGTCTTCGAGGAAGATGCAGTG ACGCAGATGGTGAGGAGGGTCGGCTGGACCAGAAGAGTTTTACCTCCGGATTGCGAGTTTTCGCCGAGTCTACAGTGCTTCCCACCGCAACTGGTAATACCTCCCTTGCCGGCGAAACAATTTGGCGGCCGACTGATGCCCGTGCCTCGAGAAGGCatagaattacaaaagtaTCACTATCCCAATGACTGGTGGCTGGAGATCAAGCCCACTGACTGCACCGAGTTCCAAGAGACGAAT TGTCGGACAACTGAATTAAGCGTGGACTGTCGAAGAAAGGCGCTGGCTGATTTTATTATGGCCTAG
- the LOC105670509 gene encoding uncharacterized protein isoform X1 yields MSLCPRRRFRITPLRALAAFFLMVVLFWYSLSRQEIPQQPCSVPEEFTEKLHDLAYRAHLVLSKLGIVHFLCLGGLWGQVRIGRALPWARKVELCLVDTLRDDVLITKAFREVGLSATYLHAAGIYRIQEHEVGEDAPKVEVVVFEEDAVTQMVRRVGWTRRVLPPDCEFSPSLQCFPPQLVIPPLPAKQFGGRLMPVPREGIELQKYHYPNDWWLEIKPTDCTEFQETNCRTTELSVDCRRKALADFIMA; encoded by the exons ATGAGTCTCTGTCCACGGAGACGCTTCCGCATCACTCCTTTGCGAGCTCTGGCAGCATTTTTTCTGATGGTTGTACTCTTCTGGTACAGTCTTAGTCGGCAAGAAATTCCTCAGCAGCCGTGTAGCGTGCCCGAAGAATTTACCGAGAAATTACATGACCTTGCTTACAG GGCCCATTTGGTTCTCAGTAAGTTGGGCATCGTCCACTTTCTCTGCTTGGGCGGTCTTTGGGGTCAAGTTCGTATAGGCCGCGCGCTGCCTTGGGCTCGCAAAGTGGAACTATGCTTGGTGGACACTCTCCGCGACGACGTCTTAATAACGAAAGCCTTCCGAGAGGTCGGTCTGAGTGCAACGTACCTTCACGCGGCGGGAATCTACAGGATACAAGAACACGAAGTCGGCGAAGATGCACCGAAAGTGGAGGTGGTCGTCTTCGAGGAAGATGCAGTG ACGCAGATGGTGAGGAGGGTCGGCTGGACCAGAAGAGTTTTACCTCCGGATTGCGAGTTTTCGCCGAGTCTACAGTGCTTCCCACCGCAACTGGTAATACCTCCCTTGCCGGCGAAACAATTTGGCGGCCGACTGATGCCCGTGCCTCGAGAAGGCatagaattacaaaagtaTCACTATCCCAATGACTGGTGGCTGGAGATCAAGCCCACTGACTGCACCGAGTTCCAAGAGACGAAT TGTCGGACAACTGAATTAAGCGTGGACTGTCGAAGAAAGGCGCTGGCTGATTTTATTATGGCCTAG
- the LOC105670509 gene encoding uncharacterized protein isoform X3, with protein MSLCPRRRFRITPLRALAAFFLMVVLFWYSLSRQEIPQQPCSVPEEFTEKLHDLAYRAHLVLSKLGIVHFLCLGGLWGQVRIGRALPWARKVELCLVDTLRDDVLITKAFREVGLSATYLHAAGIYRIQEHEVGEDAPKVEVVVFEEDAVTQMVRRVGWTRRVLPPDCEFSPSLQCFPPQLVIPPLPAKQFGGRLMPVPREGIELQKYHYPNDWWLEIKPTDCTEFQETNV; from the exons ATGAGTCTCTGTCCACGGAGACGCTTCCGCATCACTCCTTTGCGAGCTCTGGCAGCATTTTTTCTGATGGTTGTACTCTTCTGGTACAGTCTTAGTCGGCAAGAAATTCCTCAGCAGCCGTGTAGCGTGCCCGAAGAATTTACCGAGAAATTACATGACCTTGCTTACAG GGCCCATTTGGTTCTCAGTAAGTTGGGCATCGTCCACTTTCTCTGCTTGGGCGGTCTTTGGGGTCAAGTTCGTATAGGCCGCGCGCTGCCTTGGGCTCGCAAAGTGGAACTATGCTTGGTGGACACTCTCCGCGACGACGTCTTAATAACGAAAGCCTTCCGAGAGGTCGGTCTGAGTGCAACGTACCTTCACGCGGCGGGAATCTACAGGATACAAGAACACGAAGTCGGCGAAGATGCACCGAAAGTGGAGGTGGTCGTCTTCGAGGAAGATGCAGTG ACGCAGATGGTGAGGAGGGTCGGCTGGACCAGAAGAGTTTTACCTCCGGATTGCGAGTTTTCGCCGAGTCTACAGTGCTTCCCACCGCAACTGGTAATACCTCCCTTGCCGGCGAAACAATTTGGCGGCCGACTGATGCCCGTGCCTCGAGAAGGCatagaattacaaaagtaTCACTATCCCAATGACTGGTGGCTGGAGATCAAGCCCACTGACTGCACCGAGTTCCAAGAGACGAATGTATAG